A window of bacterium genomic DNA:
TCTCTGGAATTCGGTTGAGCAAATAAATCGGTTTTCGCAAATACATTGCCAAGCCCATCTCAATGAGTGTGTTTGCGCCGATATAGCCGACGATACCTTTTTTATCGTAATTGCAGACCAAAATCACATCGGACCATAGTTCTTTATCGAAGTGATTAAGCATTGCGAGTCTTTTGTTTGTCCAAACCCAGCTCGTATCGTCGGTAACGGTTTTTCGCAATTCGTAGTACTTGGCCACCGGAATCATGTTGCCGTTTTCGTCAGGCACTTCCGTTGGGGGCAGTTTTACTTCATGTCCCAAGGTCTCAAGTTGTTTTTTAACGTCCAGCATTTTATCGAAGAAGGCGATACTGCCACAAAGAGTGATTTTCATGGGGTAATTATACACTGGCTGGTATCTCTATGATATCTGTGTAATAAATAACAATATGACAGTAAAAGGCAAAATAGCTCTTGTAACAGGTAGTGGAAGAGGTTTGGGACAGGCTATTTGTAGGGAGTTGGCGCTTGCCGGCGCAACTGTTTATGTGACCGATATTGATCTGGAAACGGCGGAAAAATCTGCCATACAGATAAAAAGTGGGGTATCGGAAGATCTGATCGAGAATATCTATGCACTGGCTTGCGATGTTAGAAACGAGGCACAAGCGAAAGAAGTAATTGGGAAGATTGTTGAGGAACAGGGTCGAATTGATATTTTAGTAAATAATGCCGGTGTAAATGTGACGGCTACAGTAGAAGATTTGTCGGTCGTTGAATGGGATCGTACCGTCTCAACAATTTTGCGTGGCGCATACGTTATGTCGCATACAGTTTTTCCTCAAATGAAGAAACAAGGAGGTGGAAACATTATTAATATTGTTTCCAGTCTGGCGAAGCGTGTAAAAGAAAATTCTCCCGCGTATGTGGCGAGTAAGTGGGGATTGCAGGGTCTAAGTCAGCTGTTATATATGCAGGGAAGAAAATATAGTATCAAAGTGACCGCCTTGAGCCCAGCCGGGATGCGAACACGGATGTTGTTGGACCGTTTTCCAGATTTAGATCAATCCAAAATAATGGATCCAGCGGAAGTAGCCAAAGTAGTACGGTTTATTTTGGAATTACCAGAAGAAATTGCCATTCCCGATTTATTTATGATGTCGACAAAAGAAGAAACCTGGCCGTAAGGGACAAGTAAATTATCCGAGTGGTAGTTTTTCCGACTGCCAATATTCTCTTAATGACTTGATTTTGTCGCCTTCGATCTCAAGAATTGCGACCTCTTTGATGTGGACGCGACAATTTTCAATGTTGCTGTTGAAAAATGCTTCCCATTCGGCGATAACAGTGTTTTCGCTCAAATAGTAATTTAACAGTTGGAATTTGATATCAGATTGCTCGGCAACAACTTTTGTTTGCCAGTATTGGGCAATTTCCGTGTGGCCAATCATTGGCTTGCCCAGAACACGCTCGTGATATATTCCGTCAGTATGAAAAATACTCAATATTTTGTTAGTATCCTGTCCAACCCAAGCTTCGCCGTATGTTTTCAAGATATTTTCAGCTAGTGATCTGTCGATCATATATGATGTGTTTAACAATAGGTCTTTTCGCATTATCGTGTTAACAGGCCTATTTGTCCACGGGAAAAATAACTCTCCATATTTTCATTAAAACATGAAGGTTAGTATATAATTTCAATATGGTCGTTGAAATTGATCAATCGATAAAAATTGAGCAGACGCACGCGGATACGATTATTGGTATTGCTAATTCGAAGCAGATTGCGGTGTGTATCACGCGTCAAATCAAAAGAAAATTGGAGAAAGATTTCCGCAAAGCGGATAGGCGACGTTTGTTTTCATTGCGGACTTTTATTGCCGGATGTGTGTTGGGTTTAGAATATGCTAAATTCAAAAATCTATCTGATGTCGTTATTGATATCGAATATACGGGACAAGAGCGTCGTTTGAGAAGTATTTTCTTAGAAATGTGGAGTCGCAGGCACGATAGTGAACCGGATGTTAGTTTTCGATTGATTGGTAAAGGCTCAAAAGCGCACGAAGTTTGTTGGAAAACGCAACGCGGAAAACGAAAACCAGACGTCGTTTTGACCTACGGGGATATCAAAAAGTTAGCTCTTTCTCGCGTAAACTAAAAGCCCGGGCGCTTAGGCCAACCGAGTGGTTACGGCTGGGGCGGCGTCCGAGGGCTAGTTACAGCTTACACATTTGATAGTGACTGTCAAGTGATGCGATTTTTCTAGAAAAAAGGCACTGAAGTCAGTGCCGAATGAACGGATGTTCCCTTGGCTGTGGGCCTCCGTGGACTATCGGTCCGCCGGTCATTTCAACGTGACAATCAAGGCAAATGGGCGTCTGGTTGGAGGTGGGGACAGCCTCATGTTCCGTGGTCGATGTCATTTTTCCGCATTTCGGGCACGTCCAGCGATGGGTCGGCGGGGGAAACATCGATTTTCTCCTTGGTGTTGGAATGAACAAAATGCCTGACCAGCTACTCAATGACTGTGATGTTTTCTGGTAAATCTTCCGCAGTGACTTCAATTACTTCGAGGGGCGTCACCGGTTGTTCGCTGCGTCCTTGAATGTGGTCAAAATTTGAAAAACTGTTTTTGTCTAGCACATAAATCTTTGCTGTGATGGTTTTTGCGTAGTCGAGTAAGTTTCTTGACGCGGTAAAGTGTAGGCCGGCATCATCAACGCCGGAACGGCAGGAGGATTCTTCCTTTATATTTTTATCGTTAATCAGAGCGCGGAAAATAGCCAAATTGGCGTATTGTGTCGCAAAAACCGCCGGATTTCCGTCTTTTTCTTGTTCTCCGGTGATTTCGTTAAAATTGTAGCCTTGTCTAGGTTCGAGTAATTCAATGTTATTTGGCGATCCGTGAAAAACATATTTACCTTCATCCTCCAACGCCAACAATTTTTCGCGACTATTTTTATACTGTTCGGTGCGCGGTGATCCTTCTAGCATATGTTGGATTGTAGTTTGAGACTGGAAAAAGTGGAAGTTGTTTCAACCGAAATAGTAGCCGTTCCAGTCCTCGATTTCTGCATTGAAGCCGTTTTCTAACGCCAGTTTTCGAATCACCGCCAGCAGTTCTTTTTGCGTCTCGAAGTCTGCTCTTTGGATGATTGATTGAATTTTGGTGATCAAATTATCTGAACTTATCGGCAGTTTTTCGAGCGGATAGTTGGTGAGTTCCCACACGAGGAATTTATTGTATGGGCAAACTTTGTTTTCAACAGCGAAAACAAACTGCAGGAGGAGGGGGATGGATTCGTTGGCATCTAAGCGTCCCGCGAGCTCGTTGCCGTCACGCAGGTTTTTTAACGAGCGGTGAATTTGGTTTAAGTAACCACCCAGAGCAGTACTGGCAATTTTTCGCGCATCAGTGGGGTCGAGTGTTCCTTTTTCGTCGATCAATTTTTGAATTTCACCGGTTTTGTCGATAATCGCTTTGTTGTGTGCGAACGTGTATTTGTCGTATTGTGTGGTACTGCCTATTTTCGCGTGTTCACGAAAGCCCGAGAGCGAGTGAGGCAGGGAATCGATATATTCCGTCTTAGGATAATCATTTTTAACTCCCTCAAAACCAGCGTCAGTAGTAACCAAAATAACATCATAGTCCGAATTTTCGGAAGCGGCACCTTTTCCGCGCCCACCGCCCAAAATCACGCCGATGATCCGGTCATCGTTTCTGGCTTTTTCCAAATAAGCGTCGTATGCACTTTTCGCTTTTAGTTGGTCGATCATAAACTTGTATAGAGCTCAGCGATGGGGAGTAATTCTTGGGTTTGCTCTATGCGTTTTTGAACGACTTGTCCGTCTTTTTTGAAAACCCTGTATGCGCCAGCACGTTTTTTTGAAGTGATTACTTTAAAATATTTTCCATCAATAAATTCGATTGCACAATTATCTTCAATGGCAATACCAAAACCGCCAATCTTTTGCATCATCTCCTGAAAGCTTTTTCTTCGCGGAACGCCGAGAGTTCTGCTGTTGTAGTGTGGGCAATGGATTCCTTTAATAAAACCAAGGCCTTTTACATTGATGTATTTCCATTTTTTGGGATTATAGAAGGCCATCGAGTCGCTGTGGCCGGATTCATACCAACAAATAGAGCCAGCACTAATTCCACAAAGAACCGTACCTTTTTGATATGCCTGCCATAAAAGTTTATCAACCCCAAGATGTTGCCAAAGGCGGATCATTTTAAGAGTATTGCCTCCGCCAACGTAAATAATATCGGCTGAATCAATTTTTTGTTTTATTTCTGTATTGGTTGGATGTTGGGTAATGAGAAAAAGAACATCGGTTTTGCATTTTAATTGATTGCCAAAATAATTTTGAATGTGTTTCCAGTAGCCTTCAGAATCAGTACTTGCTGTAGGTATAAAAAGTAGTTTAGGGTTTTCTTTTTTGGAGAGACTTATGATCTCTTTGT
This region includes:
- a CDS encoding Type 1 glutamine amidotransferase-like domain-containing protein, with the translated sequence MKEIVMTKIIVTIGGGEIRTKGTISIDKEIISLSKKENPKLLFIPTASTDSEGYWKHIQNYFGNQLKCKTDVLFLITQHPTNTEIKQKIDSADIIYVGGGNTLKMIRLWQHLGVDKLLWQAYQKGTVLCGISAGSICWYESGHSDSMAFYNPKKWKYINVKGLGFIKGIHCPHYNSRTLGVPRRKSFQEMMQKIGGFGIAIEDNCAIEFIDGKYFKVITSKKRAGAYRVFKKDGQVVQKRIEQTQELLPIAELYTSL
- a CDS encoding nuclear transport factor 2 family protein; translation: MIDRSLAENILKTYGEAWVGQDTNKILSIFHTDGIYHERVLGKPMIGHTEIAQYWQTKVVAEQSDIKFQLLNYYLSENTVIAEWEAFFNSNIENCRVHIKEVAILEIEGDKIKSLREYWQSEKLPLG
- a CDS encoding SDR family oxidoreductase yields the protein MTVKGKIALVTGSGRGLGQAICRELALAGATVYVTDIDLETAEKSAIQIKSGVSEDLIENIYALACDVRNEAQAKEVIGKIVEEQGRIDILVNNAGVNVTATVEDLSVVEWDRTVSTILRGAYVMSHTVFPQMKKQGGGNIINIVSSLAKRVKENSPAYVASKWGLQGLSQLLYMQGRKYSIKVTALSPAGMRTRMLLDRFPDLDQSKIMDPAEVAKVVRFILELPEEIAIPDLFMMSTKEETWP